The DNA window CTTGAAGAGCCGCTTGCTCACGCGCGCGGTACCGTATCAGTGCCTATGCGCCGTAAACGCATTTGCAAACTGATCTGAAATCCTAAAACTGATTGTTCACCGCTCGTAACGTAATGCTTCAATCGGGTTGAGTCGTGCCGCGCGCCAGGCGGGCCACAGCCCGAAAAATAGGCCCACGCTGACCGAAACCAGCAACCCGGCAGTAACCGCACCCGGTGAAATGGTCGCCGCAAAATTCGGTTGTGCCCATTGAATCAGCAGCGCCAATGCCACGCCGGTTAGCACACCCGCCACACCGCCCAGCAAGGTCAACATAACGGCTTCGAGCAGAAACTGCCAGAGCACATCGCGCCGCCGCGCGCCCACCGCTTTGCGCAATCCTATCTCCGCCGTGCGCTCGGTCACACTGACCAGCATGATATTCATCACGCCGATGCCGCCGATCAACAAACCAAGCGAAGAGACGCCGATCAACAAGATCCAAATGCCGCTCGAAGCCTGCGTCCAAATGTCCACCATTTGATTTGACGCGAAGACCGCAAAGGTGTCCGGCGCATTGAGCGGCAGACGGCGGCGGCGACGTAACCACTCGCGCACTTCATTCATGCCTTGCTCGACGGCTTCGGGTGAGGCGGCGAGGCAGAAGAATTGCAGAAACTCTTTCTCGCGCTCGGAATAGTATTTGTCGAAGGTGCCGAATGGAATCAGGATGAGTTGATTCTCGCTCGGTGCGCCGAAGAACGTATCACGCCGTTCGATCAAGCCGATCACTTCGTAACTCTGCCCATCAATGTGCAACAGCTTGCCGAGTGGGTCTTCGGCGCTGAAAAGTCCATCGGCGATGGCTTGCCCGATCACGACCACGTTGCGCCGATGCGTCGAATCGCTTTGCGTGATGAAGCGGCCCCGTTCCACCAGAATGCCGGTGGCGTCGGTAAAGAACTGCTCGACGCCGCGCATAATCGGCCCTTGCGCCTCGATGCCTTTGTACCAGACGTGCAGCGGCTCGAACGGCATCTTGGCGTAAAACGGGCTGAGCACGCGCACCGACGGGCAATTGGCGCGGATGTCCTGTGCGTCCTCGACGGTCAGCGGCGGACGCTTTTTGAGCAGCGCCATGAAATCGGGATTGCCCATGTCTGAAAAACCCATGCGCCCGACGATGAAGCTGCTCGGATTCAACCGCGTCAGCGCGCGCTTGACCATGCCATCCAGCCCCTGAATCAACGCCACCACGACGATGACCGTCGCGACGCCCATAATGATGCCGGCCAGCGTGAGCGAAGATTGAAAGCGGTGTTGATTGATCGAACTGAGCGCCAGCGTAAAGGCTTCGCTGAACTCGGTCGTGCGGTGAGTACTGAGCAGCGGTTTGTAATGTTCCGATTTCATTGCAGGGCAAGTGCTGTACAGCAGGCTGCCAGCCTGCTGCTGTTGCGCCAATGGTAGAGTCAAAATGACTGCGTTCTCGGCTACGTTCCCAGCAGGCTGGCAGCCTGCTGTACATCCGAATCAAAGCTGCTTAATGCCGCAAGCGCGCGACGCGCGTCATCAACTGTTCGACGCGCTGCGGGTCAACCGTGTTCGCCCAATGCCCAGCCACTTTGAAATACGAGCCGATGATGAAACCGTCAGCGGCGGCATAAAAGCTTTCAAGATTATCTGGCCCCACGCCTGAACCGAGCAGCACCGGCAAACTGCCGTGCGCTTTGGCTTCAGCCACATCGGCCAGTTGCGGCGGCTGCCCCGTGACGCTGCCCGTGATGATGACGGCGTCACCGCGCATGAACGCCACCGCTTCCGCCGTTGCGCCCAATCCGACATCCGCCGTGAGCGCGTGCGCGGCGTGTTTCTTTTTCACGTCCGCCCAGACCTGCACGCGTTCGGCCCCGATCAGCTTGCGATAGCGCAGCAAGCGCGCGGCGGACGATTCGATCAAGCCTTCATCGGCGACGTGGGCGAAGACGTAACCTTCGACGCGGATGAAATCCAGCTTGGCCGCGTGCGCCACGGCCATTGCTTCAAGATTGGCGCCCGCCAGAATTTGAATACCGGTGGGCAGGCCGCTGGCGTTTTTGACCGCCTGTCCGATCACGGTCATGGCGGCGACGATCTCTGGCCCGACGCTGCCGCGCAAATAGGGCACGTCGTGCATGTTCTCGATGCCGATGCCGTCTACGCCGCCGTCCCGATACAAGCGGGCTTCGCGTTCGGCGAGCGCGACGAGTTCGGCGATGCTTTGCGTCTGCGCGGGCGTGCCGGGCAACGCGCCGACGTGAATCATGCCAATGATGGGTTTGGGTTTTGGGAAAAGGGAAGTCAGCATTTTATTTAGCAGGGCTCACGCAATAGCCGGAAAGTTCGCCACAGAGTCACGGAGCCACAGAGCGAGAGCGGTAATTTCCCGGTCTTTCAAGCCTTTCCTCTGTGGCTCCGTGACTCTGTGGCAATGCTTCTGCCTGAGTCCTATTCATAACGTAACGCTTCAATGGGCGACATCTGGGCTGCGCGCCGCGCCGGATAAACGCCCGCGACAACACCGACCAACGACGAAACCGCGAAACCGAGCAGCGCCACAAATGGGCGCGAGCTAAAGGGCAGCGCCGTCAGCCAGGCAATCGAACGCGCGACCAGCAAACCCGTTGACGTGCCCACTAGGCCACCGAACAGACAGAGCAACACCGTTTCGGCTAGGAATTGCCGCAGCACATCGCGTTGGCGCGCGCCCAGCGCTTTGCGCAAGCCGATCTCGCGCGTGCGTTCGCGCACACTGACCAGCATGATGTTGGTCACGCCCAGTCCGCCGACCGTCAGCGCGATGCCCGAAATCAAAATCGTCGCCAGATAAAACCCGCCGATCACGGCTTGATAAATCGCCAGCGCCGAATCGGAAGTGATGATGAAGAACGTGTCTTCTTCTCCGAAAAGCAAGTGGCGCTGTTTGCGCATCAGCCCGCGCACTTCGTCAATGGCCGAGGCGGCATTCGTCGCCGCGCGTTGCTGGCAATAGATGGTCAGCGCTTGATGCGCGCCGAAACGGTGCAGCAGCGTGGTGAGCGGCAACACAATGAACCGATCTTGTGAGCGTCCAAACAGCGCACCGCGCCGCGCCATCACGCCAATCACAGTGAAAGGTTTGCCCAGCACGCTCAACTCCGCGCCCAGCGGATTGGTGTCGCCGAACAGATCATCCACAATGTCCGCGCCCAACAGGCAAACTGAAGCATGTCCGCTTTCTTCCGAAGCAGTGAAAAAGCGCCCCTGGGCAACTTCGATGCGCTCAATGTCAAACTGGCTGGCGGTCAGGCCGCGCAATTGCACGCTGCCGGTCGTGGTGCCGCGATATTTCAAGCGGCCCGCGAAATTCGCTTCGGCCCCAACCGCGCCGCATTCGCGCGAACTCTCGCGCAGGGCGGCGAAATCCTCATACTCGATGCGCTTCCATTTCGAAGCTTTGATGAAATCGTTGACGTTGAGAATGCTGGCCGGCAGTTGCGAAACCTGAAAGACATCGGGTTGCAAGGTCACAAGCTTGTCGGTGATGTAGCCGCTCGCTCCATCAATCAGCGCGACAATCGCCACCAGCGCGCTGATGCCGACCACGATGCCCAGGATCGCCAGCGCCGAACGCAGCTTGTTGGCGAGCAACGACCTGAGCGCAGTGGCGAGAATTTCGCTTCGATTCATAGCGGTTGGTTGAACGACGATGCGCGTGGTTAGCCGCCATAGCATGCAAGAAAAAGAAGGCTCACCACGAAGAAACGAAGAGGACGAAGAAGCCGCTGGAACCACAGTAAATGCAAGTTCTGCCAGCTCTTCTTCGCTTCGTGTTCTTCGTTGCTTCGTGGTTGCGTTTTCTTGAGGGCTATAACTTGGCGCAGCCCCGATGCTGCCGTATATTACCATCCCGCTTCAGCAGCGCAATTCTGTAGTAAGCGCTGCGCATTCCGCATTCATCATCAAGAGGAGATTTTTACTCGTGGCTATTCGTAATGCAGTCGTACCCGTTGCCGGGCTGGGCACACGTTTGTTGCCCGCGACCAAATCGCAACCCAAAGAAATGCTGCCCGTCGGCAAGAAACCCATCGTCCAATACGTCGTCGAAGAGTTGCACGAAGCCGGCCTCGAACGGCTGTTATTCGTGACCGGGCGCGGCAAACATTCCATCGAAGATCACTTTGACGAAGACCATCAACTCATCCGCGCGTTGCGCGAGACCGGCAAGGAAGACCTGTTGCAGGAACTGGCCTACGAACGCCTCGGCGTGCATTTTCTATACACGCGCCAGAAACAGCAGAAGGGGTTGGGCGACGCGATCCTGTGCGCTGAACATTTCGCCGGAACGGAACCCTTTGTCGTCGCGCTGGGCGATTCGATCATCGGGCGGCACCGGTCATCGCAGGCAGTCGCCAAGCTGGTCAAGGCCTTTGAGGCGCGCAACGCCGATGTCGCCATCGTGGTCGAAGAAGTCCCGCGCGAACAGGTTTCAATGTATGGCATCGTTAGCCCGGCGCATTGGAACGGCCAGAGCGAGGTTTTTGACATCGTTGACTTGGTCGAAAAGCCGAACGTCGCCGATGCGCCCAGCAACATGGCGATTGCGGCGCGTTACGTTTTCTCGCCGAACATCTTCGACGCGATCAAGCGCACGCCCTTTGACCAGCGCGGCGAATTGCAAATCACCGATGCCATTCGGCTGGTGCTGAAAGAGGGTGGCCGCATTATCGGCTTGCGGCTGGGCGCGGATGAGAAACGCTATGACATCGGCAATTTCGAGAGCTACTTCGAAACCTTTGTCGAGTTCGCGCTGACCGATCCCGAATACGGCGCGGCCCTGCGCGCGCGCTTGCCCGAATTGCTCAAAGGAGTCGGTGCATGAGGTTGTTCAAGACCAAAGCCTATGCGCGCGCCGGTTTGATCGGCAATCCCAGCGATGGTTATCACGGCCAAACGATCAGCATCATCGTCAAAAATTTTGCCGCGCAGGTGGTGATTTACGAATGGCCGCAGCTGGAAATCATGCCGACGCGGCAGGATCAATGCCGCTTCGACAGTCTGGACGAGATGCTGCACGACGTGCGGTTGAATGGTTATTACGGCGGCATGCGGTTGATCAAAGCGACGATTAAACGTTTTGCCGAATACTGCGCGGCGCAAAACATCGTGCTGCCGCCGGTCAATTTCTCGTTGCGTTACGAATCGAACATCCCACGCCAGGTGGGCCTGGCCGGTTCGAGCGCGATTGTCACAGCGACAATGCGGGCGCTCTGCCAGTTTTATGACGTGACGATTCCGCGCGAAATCCTGCCCGGCATCATCCTCTCAGTCGAACGCGAAGACCTGGGCATCGGCGCGGGACTGCAAGATCGCGTGGCGCAGGTGTACGAA is part of the Acidobacteriota bacterium genome and encodes:
- a CDS encoding ABC transporter permease, coding for MKSEHYKPLLSTHRTTEFSEAFTLALSSINQHRFQSSLTLAGIIMGVATVIVVVALIQGLDGMVKRALTRLNPSSFIVGRMGFSDMGNPDFMALLKKRPPLTVEDAQDIRANCPSVRVLSPFYAKMPFEPLHVWYKGIEAQGPIMRGVEQFFTDATGILVERGRFITQSDSTHRRNVVVIGQAIADGLFSAEDPLGKLLHIDGQSYEVIGLIERRDTFFGAPSENQLILIPFGTFDKYYSEREKEFLQFFCLAASPEAVEQGMNEVREWLRRRRRLPLNAPDTFAVFASNQMVDIWTQASSGIWILLIGVSSLGLLIGGIGVMNIMLVSVTERTAEIGLRKAVGARRRDVLWQFLLEAVMLTLLGGVAGVLTGVALALLIQWAQPNFAATISPGAVTAGLLVSVSVGLFFGLWPAWRAARLNPIEALRYER
- a CDS encoding BtpA/SgcQ family protein; protein product: MLTSLFPKPKPIIGMIHVGALPGTPAQTQSIAELVALAEREARLYRDGGVDGIGIENMHDVPYLRGSVGPEIVAAMTVIGQAVKNASGLPTGIQILAGANLEAMAVAHAAKLDFIRVEGYVFAHVADEGLIESSAARLLRYRKLIGAERVQVWADVKKKHAAHALTADVGLGATAEAVAFMRGDAVIITGSVTGQPPQLADVAEAKAHGSLPVLLGSGVGPDNLESFYAAADGFIIGSYFKVAGHWANTVDPQRVEQLMTRVARLRH
- a CDS encoding ABC transporter permease, whose protein sequence is MNRSEILATALRSLLANKLRSALAILGIVVGISALVAIVALIDGASGYITDKLVTLQPDVFQVSQLPASILNVNDFIKASKWKRIEYEDFAALRESSRECGAVGAEANFAGRLKYRGTTTGSVQLRGLTASQFDIERIEVAQGRFFTASEESGHASVCLLGADIVDDLFGDTNPLGAELSVLGKPFTVIGVMARRGALFGRSQDRFIVLPLTTLLHRFGAHQALTIYCQQRAATNAASAIDEVRGLMRKQRHLLFGEEDTFFIITSDSALAIYQAVIGGFYLATILISGIALTVGGLGVTNIMLVSVRERTREIGLRKALGARQRDVLRQFLAETVLLCLFGGLVGTSTGLLVARSIAWLTALPFSSRPFVALLGFAVSSLVGVVAGVYPARRAAQMSPIEALRYE
- a CDS encoding UTP--glucose-1-phosphate uridylyltransferase; translated protein: MLPYITIPLQQRNSVVSAAHSAFIIKRRFLLVAIRNAVVPVAGLGTRLLPATKSQPKEMLPVGKKPIVQYVVEELHEAGLERLLFVTGRGKHSIEDHFDEDHQLIRALRETGKEDLLQELAYERLGVHFLYTRQKQQKGLGDAILCAEHFAGTEPFVVALGDSIIGRHRSSQAVAKLVKAFEARNADVAIVVEEVPREQVSMYGIVSPAHWNGQSEVFDIVDLVEKPNVADAPSNMAIAARYVFSPNIFDAIKRTPFDQRGELQITDAIRLVLKEGGRIIGLRLGADEKRYDIGNFESYFETFVEFALTDPEYGAALRARLPELLKGVGA
- a CDS encoding GHMP kinase; protein product: MRLFKTKAYARAGLIGNPSDGYHGQTISIIVKNFAAQVVIYEWPQLEIMPTRQDQCRFDSLDEMLHDVRLNGYYGGMRLIKATIKRFAEYCAAQNIVLPPVNFSLRYESNIPRQVGLAGSSAIVTATMRALCQFYDVTIPREILPGIILSVEREDLGIGAGLQDRVAQVYEGLTYMNFDKAFMAAHGHGQYEALDIGLLPPVYIAYQTELAESSEVFHNDIRKRYDNGEALVVNAMLTFAELARQARECLLTGDHAGVADLMNKNFDTRRTIYNINPKHIRMVELARSLGASAKFAGSGGSIIGTYTDEVMFAKLKQAFEAERCAVIKPIVE